In the genome of Streptomyces fagopyri, the window CAGGCCGCTCAACGGCTCCCGCTGGTGGAGGAGGCCCCGGGCCTACCGCGGCCCGCGCGGCCGGCAGTGATGGACCTCGCCCAGAAAGGGACCTGACATGGCAACGACCACTGCCCCCGCCCCCGTCGAGCCGGGGCCGACCGACATCCGCGGACGCGTGGCGGAACTGCACGCGATCCGTGAGGCGGCCCGGCTGGGCCCCAGTGAGAAGGCGACCGCCGCCCAGCACGCCAAGGGCAAACTGACCGCCCGTGAACGCATCGCCCTGCTGCTGGACGAGAACAGCTTCCAGGAGGTCGAGCAGTTGCGCCGGCACCGGGCGACCGGGTTCGGCCTGGAGGCCAAGAAGCCGTACACGGACGGTGTGATCACCGGCTGGGGCACGGTGGAGGGCCGTACGGTCTTCGTCTACGCGCACGACTTCCGTATCTTCGGCGGCGCGCTGGGCGAGGCGCACGCCACGAAGATCCACAAGATCATGGACATGGCCATCGCCGCCGGTGCGCCGCTGGTGTCCCTCAACGACGGTGCGGGCGCCCGGATCCAGGAGGGTGTCTCGGCGCTGGCCGGCTACGGCGGCATCTTCCAGCGCAACACGAAGGCCTCCGGTGTCATCCCGCAGATCTCGGTGATGCTCGGCCCGTGCGCGGGCGGCGCGGCCTACAGCCCGGCTCTGACGGACTTCGTGTTCATGGTCCGTGAGACCTCGCAGATGTTCATCACCGGCCCGGACGTGGTCAAGGCCGTCACCGGCGAGGAGATCAGCCAGAACGGGCTCGGCGGCGCCGACGTGCACGCCGAGACCAGCGGCGTGGCCCACTTCGCGTACGACGACGAGGAGACCTGCCTCGCCGAGGTCCGCTACCTCCTGGCGATGCTCCCGCAGAACAACCGCGAGAACCCCCCGCACACCACCGCCCACGACCCGGCCGGCCGGCGCGGCGAGATCCTCCTCGACCTGGTGCCCGCCGACGGCAACCGGCCCTACGACATGACGAAGGTCATCGAGGAACTCGTCGACGACGGCGACTACCTGGAGGTCCACGAGCGCTGGGCCCGCAACATCATCTGCGCGCTGGCCCGCCTGGACGGCCAGGTGGTGGGCATCGTCGCCAACCAGCCGCAGACCCTCGCCGGCGTCCTGGACATCGAAGCCTCCGAAAAAGCCGCCCGGTTCGTGCAGATGTGCGACGCCTTCAACATCCCCATCCTCACCCTCCTGGACGTCCCCGGCTTCCTGCCCGGGGTGGACCAGGAACACGGCGGGATCATCCGGCACGGCGCGAAGCTCCTGTACGCGTACTGCAACGCGACGGTGCCGAGGATCTCGCTGATCCTGCGCAAGGCCTACGGCGGCGCCTACATCGTCATGGACTCCCAGTCCATCGGCGCGGACCTCACGTACGCGTGGCCCACCAACGAGATCGCCGTGATGGGCGCCGACGGCGCCGCCAACGTCATCTTCCGCCGCCAGATCGCCGACGCCGCCGACCCCGAGGCCATGCGCGCCCGCATGGTCAAGGAGTACAAGGCCGAACTCATGCACCCCTACTACGCGGCCGAACGCGGCCTGGTCGACGACGTCATCGACCCCGCCG includes:
- a CDS encoding acyl-CoA carboxylase subunit beta, producing the protein MATTTAPAPVEPGPTDIRGRVAELHAIREAARLGPSEKATAAQHAKGKLTARERIALLLDENSFQEVEQLRRHRATGFGLEAKKPYTDGVITGWGTVEGRTVFVYAHDFRIFGGALGEAHATKIHKIMDMAIAAGAPLVSLNDGAGARIQEGVSALAGYGGIFQRNTKASGVIPQISVMLGPCAGGAAYSPALTDFVFMVRETSQMFITGPDVVKAVTGEEISQNGLGGADVHAETSGVAHFAYDDEETCLAEVRYLLAMLPQNNRENPPHTTAHDPAGRRGEILLDLVPADGNRPYDMTKVIEELVDDGDYLEVHERWARNIICALARLDGQVVGIVANQPQTLAGVLDIEASEKAARFVQMCDAFNIPILTLLDVPGFLPGVDQEHGGIIRHGAKLLYAYCNATVPRISLILRKAYGGAYIVMDSQSIGADLTYAWPTNEIAVMGADGAANVIFRRQIADAADPEAMRARMVKEYKAELMHPYYAAERGLVDDVIDPAETREVLIRSLAMLHAKHADLPSRKHGNPPQ